Proteins encoded by one window of Pseudomonas sp. PSKL.D1:
- the hemF gene encoding oxygen-dependent coproporphyrinogen oxidase: MTSRTEAVKAYLLDLQDRICSALETEDGGARFVEDAWVREAGGGGRTRVIGEGKVIEKGGVNFSHVFGAGLPPSASAHRPELAGRGFEALGVSLVIHPHNPHVPTSHANVRFFIAEKEGEEAVWWFGGGFDLTPYYGNEEDCIHWHRVAEQACAPFGADVYPRYKAWCDRYFHLKHRGEPRGIGGLFFDDLNEWDFDTCFAFIRAIGDAFVDAYLPIVQRRKDTPYTAQQREFQEYRRGRYVEFNLVYDRGTLFGLQSGGRTESILMSLPPQVRWGYDWKAAPGSEEARLTEYYLQDRDWLGQ; encoded by the coding sequence ATGACTAGCCGCACCGAGGCCGTGAAAGCCTACCTGCTCGACCTGCAAGACCGCATTTGCTCTGCCCTCGAAACCGAGGACGGTGGCGCCCGCTTTGTCGAGGATGCCTGGGTGCGCGAAGCCGGTGGCGGGGGCCGCACGCGGGTGATTGGTGAAGGCAAGGTGATCGAGAAAGGTGGCGTGAACTTCTCCCACGTGTTCGGCGCCGGGTTGCCGCCATCGGCCAGTGCTCACCGCCCCGAGCTGGCGGGCCGTGGCTTCGAGGCCTTGGGCGTGTCGCTGGTGATCCACCCGCACAACCCGCATGTGCCAACGTCCCACGCCAACGTGCGCTTCTTCATCGCCGAGAAGGAAGGCGAAGAAGCGGTGTGGTGGTTCGGTGGCGGTTTTGACCTTACGCCTTACTACGGCAACGAAGAAGACTGCATACATTGGCACCGCGTCGCCGAGCAGGCTTGTGCGCCATTTGGTGCCGATGTGTACCCACGCTATAAAGCCTGGTGCGATCGCTACTTCCACCTCAAGCACCGTGGCGAGCCACGCGGCATTGGCGGGTTGTTCTTCGATGACCTCAACGAGTGGGACTTCGACACCTGCTTCGCCTTCATTCGCGCCATCGGCGATGCCTTTGTTGATGCGTACCTGCCGATTGTACAGCGTCGCAAGGACACGCCTTACACTGCCCAGCAGCGTGAGTTCCAGGAGTACCGCCGTGGCCGCTATGTGGAATTCAACCTGGTCTACGACCGGGGTACCCTGTTCGGCCTGCAGTCGGGCGGGCGCACCGAGTCGATCCTGATGTCGCTGCCGCCGCAAGTGCGCTGGGGCTACGACTGGAAGGCCGCACCCGGCAGCGAGGAAGCGCGCTTGACCGAATACTACCTGCAAGACCGCGACTGGCTTGGCCAGTAA
- the aroE gene encoding shikimate dehydrogenase, producing the protein MDQYVVFGNPIGHSKSPLIHRLFAEQTGQQLEYATLLAPLDEFSDCARGFFKQGSGGNVTVPFKEEAYRLCDSLTPRAQRAGAVNTLSKLADGSLQGDNTDGAGLVRDLTVNAGVELAGKRILVLGAGGAVRGVLEPILAHKPQTLVIANRTVEKAEQLAREFDELGPVVASGFAWLQEPVDVIINATSASLAGEMPPIADSLVEAGRTVCYDMMYGKEPTPFCQWASRLGAAKVLDGLGMLAEQAAEAFFIWRGVRPDTAPVLAELRRQLARG; encoded by the coding sequence ATGGATCAGTACGTCGTTTTTGGTAACCCCATTGGCCACAGCAAGTCGCCGCTTATCCACCGCCTGTTTGCCGAGCAGACCGGGCAGCAACTGGAATACGCGACCTTGCTGGCGCCGCTGGACGAATTCAGCGATTGCGCGCGCGGCTTTTTCAAGCAAGGCAGCGGTGGCAACGTTACTGTGCCGTTCAAGGAAGAAGCTTATCGCCTGTGCGACAGCCTGACCCCCCGTGCCCAGCGTGCTGGCGCGGTGAACACCTTGAGCAAGCTGGCTGATGGCAGTTTGCAAGGCGACAACACTGATGGCGCGGGCCTGGTGCGTGACCTGACGGTGAACGCCGGGGTTGAGCTGGCAGGCAAGCGCATCCTCGTGCTTGGGGCCGGTGGCGCCGTGCGTGGTGTGCTGGAGCCGATTTTGGCCCACAAGCCGCAGACGCTGGTGATCGCCAACCGCACGGTGGAAAAGGCCGAGCAGCTGGCGCGTGAGTTTGATGAGCTAGGGCCGGTGGTGGCCAGCGGGTTTGCCTGGTTGCAGGAGCCTGTGGATGTGATCATCAATGCGACATCGGCAAGCCTGGCCGGTGAGATGCCGCCGATTGCCGACAGCCTGGTCGAGGCTGGGCGTACGGTTTGCTACGACATGATGTATGGCAAGGAGCCGACGCCGTTTTGCCAGTGGGCCAGCCGTTTGGGTGCTGCCAAGGTGCTTGATGGGCTGGGCATGCTGGCCGAGCAGGCGGCGGAGGCATTCTTTATCTGGCGTGGGGTGCGGCCGGATACGGCGCCTGTGCTGGCCGAGCTGCGCCGGCAGTTGGCTCGGGGCTGA
- a CDS encoding SulP family inorganic anion transporter, with product MPRAHQLLPFLAWLPRQTGRSLRQDLLVGLSGAILALPQSIAYALIAGLPAEYGLYAAIVPVLIACLWGSSWHLICGPTAAISIVLYASISPLAVAGSADYVTLVLLLTFLGGIFQLLLGLMRFGALVNFVSHSVVLGFTLGAAIVIALGQLPNLLGMDLPSQATALKTVQDLASHAGDVDLPSLLLGLATVVIGMALKLWRPRWPSLLISLIVVSLLAWLMPGFFGHVPRVPAFTGQLPPLSPLPLLDVELMLRLLPSAVAVGMLGLVTSLSIARSLSGRSEQLIDADQEIRAQGLSNIVGAFFSGYLSSGSFTRSGLSYDAGARSPMAGVFSALWVALFAVTGAGLIAHLPIPAMAGSILLICWGLVDHRAIRALFRVSRSEFLVMALTAAATLLLELQTAIYAGVLASLFFYLKRTSRPRVQQSREGEADVLRVGGSIFFGAAHYLQVRLQRCQGPHVVIDARQVNFIDYSGVDMLHREARRLIRTGGSLTLHRARPQVIEELQKLEGVELCPIQFEE from the coding sequence ATGCCCCGAGCCCACCAACTGCTGCCCTTCCTGGCTTGGCTCCCCCGCCAAACCGGCCGCAGCCTGCGCCAAGACCTGCTGGTAGGCCTCAGCGGTGCCATCCTCGCCCTGCCACAATCCATCGCCTACGCCCTGATCGCCGGCCTGCCTGCCGAATACGGGCTTTACGCGGCCATCGTTCCGGTACTCATCGCTTGCCTGTGGGGTTCATCCTGGCACCTGATCTGCGGCCCGACCGCCGCCATTTCCATCGTCCTCTACGCCAGCATCAGCCCGCTGGCCGTGGCGGGCAGCGCCGATTACGTGACCTTGGTACTGCTGCTGACGTTTCTCGGCGGCATCTTCCAGTTGCTGCTCGGCCTGATGCGCTTCGGCGCATTGGTCAATTTCGTCTCTCATTCAGTGGTGCTCGGCTTCACGCTGGGCGCAGCCATCGTCATTGCTTTGGGCCAGTTACCCAACCTGCTGGGCATGGACCTGCCAAGCCAGGCCACGGCGCTAAAGACCGTGCAGGACCTGGCCAGCCATGCAGGTGACGTCGACTTGCCGTCACTGCTTTTGGGCTTGGCAACGGTCGTGATCGGCATGGCCCTGAAACTCTGGCGGCCACGCTGGCCGAGCCTGTTGATAAGTCTGATCGTTGTAAGCCTGCTGGCCTGGCTGATGCCGGGCTTTTTTGGCCATGTCCCCCGTGTGCCCGCGTTCACTGGCCAGCTTCCTCCTTTGAGCCCGCTGCCGCTTCTGGACGTCGAGCTCATGCTGCGCCTGTTACCTAGCGCCGTGGCGGTGGGCATGCTCGGGTTGGTTACCAGCCTGTCGATTGCCCGCTCGTTATCTGGGCGCTCCGAACAGTTGATCGACGCCGACCAGGAAATCCGAGCCCAGGGCCTCTCGAACATCGTCGGCGCGTTCTTTTCCGGTTACCTGTCCTCGGGGTCTTTCACTCGCTCGGGCCTGAGCTACGACGCGGGTGCCCGATCGCCAATGGCCGGGGTATTTTCGGCGCTGTGGGTGGCGTTGTTCGCCGTCACCGGTGCCGGGTTGATCGCACACCTGCCCATCCCGGCCATGGCCGGCAGCATTTTGCTGATCTGTTGGGGGCTGGTGGACCATCGGGCTATCAGGGCGTTGTTCCGGGTCAGCCGGTCGGAATTTCTGGTCATGGCCCTGACCGCTGCGGCAACCTTGCTGCTGGAGTTGCAAACGGCGATCTATGCCGGGGTGCTGGCATCGCTGTTCTTTTACCTCAAGCGCACGTCGCGGCCACGGGTGCAGCAGAGCCGGGAAGGGGAGGCTGATGTGCTGCGGGTGGGCGGGTCGATTTTCTTCGGTGCGGCGCATTACCTGCAGGTGCGGTTGCAACGCTGCCAAGGCCCGCATGTGGTGATTGATGCGCGGCAGGTGAATTTCATCGATTACTCGGGTGTGGATATGTTGCACCGCGAGGCAAGGCGGCTGATACGCACGGGCGGTAGCCTGACGCTGCACCGGGCTAGGCCGCAAGTGATCGAGGAGTTGCAGAAGCTCGAAGGGGTGGAGCTTTGCCCGATTCAGTTTGAAGAGTGA
- the choX gene encoding choline ABC transporter substrate-binding protein — protein MQKFSTAVIALVMSLGTATAYADDAQCNTVKLADPGWSDIASTNAVARLLLESLGYQVKIDSLAVPIIYGGLKDGKVDAFLGNWMPAQQGFHDKFIATGDVQQLSRNLEGTEFTLAVPDDVWNAGVKDFADLQKHADQFDKKLYGIGSGAPANLSLKEIIDKNEFNLGQWKLVESSEQAMLAQVDRAVKKNQFITFLGWTPHPMNVKLKMHYLTGGEKWFGSKGEVFTLTRKGYPQACPNAAKVLSNLSFTLDMENSIMAEVVDKKISFDEAARAWVKAHPEVLDVWLAGVTTLKGADAAQRLKAKL, from the coding sequence ATGCAGAAGTTCTCCACAGCCGTTATTGCCCTTGTAATGAGCCTGGGCACCGCCACGGCCTACGCCGACGACGCGCAATGCAACACCGTGAAGCTGGCCGACCCTGGCTGGAGCGACATCGCCTCGACCAACGCAGTAGCCCGCCTGCTGCTCGAAAGCCTCGGCTACCAGGTAAAAATCGACAGCCTGGCGGTGCCGATCATTTATGGCGGCCTCAAGGACGGCAAGGTCGATGCCTTCCTGGGCAACTGGATGCCAGCGCAGCAAGGCTTCCATGACAAATTCATTGCCACAGGCGATGTGCAGCAATTGTCGCGCAATCTCGAAGGCACCGAGTTCACCCTGGCCGTGCCGGACGATGTGTGGAACGCCGGTGTAAAAGACTTTGCCGACCTGCAGAAGCACGCCGACCAGTTTGACAAGAAGCTTTACGGGATCGGCTCCGGCGCGCCGGCCAACCTGTCGCTGAAAGAGATCATCGACAAGAACGAGTTCAACCTCGGCCAGTGGAAGCTGGTGGAGTCCAGCGAGCAGGCGATGCTGGCGCAGGTGGACCGTGCAGTGAAGAAGAACCAGTTCATTACGTTTCTAGGCTGGACGCCCCATCCCATGAACGTGAAATTGAAGATGCATTACCTCACCGGCGGGGAAAAATGGTTTGGCAGCAAGGGTGAAGTGTTTACCCTGACGCGCAAAGGTTATCCACAAGCCTGCCCGAATGCAGCGAAAGTGCTGAGTAACCTGAGCTTCACGCTGGACATGGAAAACAGCATCATGGCCGAGGTTGTGGATAAAAAGATCAGCTTTGATGAGGCCGCCAGGGCTTGGGTGAAGGCACATCCTGAAGTACTGGATGTGTGGCTGGCGGGCGTGACTACATTAAAAGGCGCGGATGCTGCGCAAAGGTTGAAGGCCAAACTCTGA
- the betC gene encoding choline-sulfatase has protein sequence MTRPNILFIMADQMAAPLLPIYASSPIQMPHLSRLAEQAVVFDAAYCNSPLCAPSRFTLVSGQLPSRIGAFDNAADFPADVPTYAHYLRRLGYRTALSGKMHFCGPDQLHGYEERLTSDIYPADYGWAVNWDAPDERPSWYHNMSSVLQAGPCVRTNQLDFDEEVVFKARQYLYDHVRENDGRPFCLTVSMTHPHDPYTIAKRYWDRYEAVDIPMPRAEFAQHELDPHSQRLLKVYDLWNKPLPVDKIRDARRAYFGACSYIDDNIGQLLQTLEECNLADNTLIVFSGDHGDMLGERGLWYKMHWFEMSARVPLLVHAPKRFAPGRVTAAVSTCDLLPTLVELAGGAVDNQLHLDGRSLLGHLQGQGGHDEVIGEYMAEGTVGPLMMIRRGAYKFVYSEDDPCLLYDLSRDPHERENLTGSPDHQALLQAFVDEARQRWDIPNLRQQVLASQRRRRLVAEALAIGKLKSWDHQPLVDASQQYMRNHIDLDDLERKARYPQPAPMD, from the coding sequence ATGACGCGCCCGAATATCCTGTTCATCATGGCCGACCAGATGGCCGCGCCCTTGCTGCCGATCTACGCCTCGTCCCCTATCCAGATGCCACACCTGAGCCGCCTGGCGGAGCAGGCCGTAGTCTTTGATGCTGCCTACTGCAACAGCCCTCTATGCGCGCCCTCGCGCTTCACCCTGGTAAGCGGCCAGTTACCCAGCCGCATCGGTGCCTTCGACAACGCCGCCGACTTTCCCGCCGATGTACCAACCTACGCCCACTACCTGCGCCGCCTCGGCTACCGCACCGCACTGTCGGGCAAGATGCACTTCTGCGGCCCGGACCAGCTGCATGGTTACGAAGAGCGCCTGACCAGCGATATCTACCCGGCCGACTATGGCTGGGCCGTGAACTGGGATGCTCCCGACGAGCGCCCAAGCTGGTACCACAACATGTCGTCGGTGCTGCAGGCCGGGCCCTGCGTGCGCACCAACCAGCTCGATTTCGACGAAGAGGTGGTGTTCAAGGCCCGCCAGTACCTCTATGACCATGTCCGCGAAAACGATGGTCGGCCGTTCTGCCTGACGGTATCCATGACCCATCCCCACGACCCGTACACCATCGCGAAGCGTTACTGGGATCGCTACGAGGCTGTGGATATCCCCATGCCCCGCGCAGAATTTGCCCAGCACGAACTCGACCCGCACTCGCAGCGTTTGCTCAAGGTTTACGACTTGTGGAACAAACCCCTGCCTGTGGACAAAATCCGCGATGCCCGCCGCGCCTACTTTGGCGCCTGCAGCTACATCGACGACAACATCGGCCAGCTGCTGCAGACGCTGGAAGAATGCAATCTTGCTGATAACACTCTCATCGTGTTCTCCGGCGACCATGGCGACATGCTTGGCGAGCGGGGCCTCTGGTACAAAATGCACTGGTTCGAGATGTCGGCACGCGTACCGCTGCTGGTGCATGCGCCCAAACGCTTCGCGCCGGGCCGCGTGACCGCTGCAGTGTCGACTTGTGACCTGCTGCCGACGCTGGTGGAACTGGCCGGAGGCGCTGTGGATAACCAGCTTCACCTCGACGGCCGTTCTTTGCTCGGCCACCTGCAAGGGCAGGGGGGCCATGACGAGGTGATCGGCGAATACATGGCCGAAGGCACGGTCGGCCCGCTGATGATGATCCGCCGCGGCGCCTACAAGTTCGTGTACAGCGAAGACGACCCATGTTTACTCTATGACCTGAGCCGCGACCCGCACGAACGGGAGAACCTCACCGGCAGCCCGGACCACCAGGCGCTGCTGCAGGCATTTGTCGATGAAGCACGCCAGCGTTGGGATATCCCCAACCTGCGCCAGCAGGTACTGGCCAGCCAGCGCCGCCGCCGCCTGGTGGCTGAGGCGCTGGCCATCGGCAAGCTGAAAAGCTGGGACCACCAACCGTTGGTGGACGCCAGCCAACAGTACATGCGCAACCACATCGATCTCGACGACCTCGAGCGCAAGGCACGTTATCCACAGCCCGCACCCATGGATTGA
- a CDS encoding choline sulfate utilization transcriptional regulator: protein MFDHLAELSLDALRVFEAAARLRGFTAAALELGTTQPAVSQQVKRLEAQLGTRLFDRIYRGIELTEAGLALFQQVHQGLQAMDDGIAQVSGRGQREVLQVATDFAFAAFWLMPRLQRFHEAYPQVDVSLVTGERSQGMLRPDIDVAVLFGDGRFHQGESRWLFDEEVFPVCSPRLIHGKPLSAVALQRLPLLHLRGEQASRWFDWAGVFRGLGVDSPPPAGQLRFDNYTLLIQAAIAGQGVAIGWRHLVDGLVDQGLLCRPLEGSLKSRRGYYVVLPPRKRRGALIERFVDWLEQERVG, encoded by the coding sequence ATGTTTGACCACCTTGCCGAACTGTCCCTCGATGCATTGCGTGTGTTTGAAGCCGCCGCTCGACTACGGGGTTTTACCGCTGCGGCGCTGGAGCTTGGCACCACGCAGCCGGCAGTGAGCCAGCAGGTCAAACGCCTGGAGGCGCAACTGGGCACGCGGCTGTTTGACCGGATCTACCGGGGTATAGAACTGACCGAAGCGGGCTTGGCACTTTTCCAGCAAGTTCACCAAGGCTTGCAGGCCATGGATGACGGGATTGCCCAGGTCAGTGGCCGGGGCCAGCGTGAGGTGCTGCAGGTGGCCACGGACTTTGCGTTTGCCGCGTTCTGGTTGATGCCGCGCCTGCAGCGCTTCCATGAAGCTTATCCACAGGTGGATGTAAGCCTGGTTACGGGTGAGCGAAGCCAGGGCATGCTGCGTCCAGACATCGACGTTGCGGTATTGTTTGGCGACGGGCGCTTTCATCAAGGTGAGAGCCGATGGCTGTTTGATGAAGAGGTTTTCCCTGTCTGCAGCCCGCGGTTGATCCATGGCAAACCCTTGTCAGCCGTGGCTTTGCAGCGTTTGCCCCTTTTGCATTTAAGGGGTGAGCAGGCTAGCCGCTGGTTCGATTGGGCCGGGGTGTTTCGCGGGCTTGGCGTGGACAGCCCGCCGCCCGCCGGCCAACTGCGCTTCGACAACTACACGCTGCTGATCCAGGCCGCGATTGCTGGCCAGGGCGTGGCGATCGGTTGGCGGCATCTGGTCGATGGCCTGGTGGACCAGGGCTTGCTGTGTCGCCCACTGGAGGGCAGTTTGAAGTCGCGTCGGGGCTATTATGTGGTTTTGCCGCCGCGTAAACGGCGCGGGGCTTTGATCGAGCGGTTTGTCGACTGGCTGGAGCAGGAGCGCGTGGGCTAG
- a CDS encoding DOPA 4,5-dioxygenase family protein, whose amino-acid sequence MQRIKGYHAHVYYDASTIEQARELCEEAARLFAVTMGRMHQKPVGPHPDWSCQLAFGPEVVGVVLPWLALYRKGLVVFLHPLTGDELADHRDHAIWMGAIRPLDLSIFGG is encoded by the coding sequence GTGCAGAGAATCAAGGGCTATCACGCCCATGTGTATTACGACGCGTCGACTATCGAGCAGGCGCGGGAGCTGTGCGAGGAAGCGGCGCGGCTGTTCGCCGTGACCATGGGGCGTATGCACCAAAAGCCTGTGGGGCCGCACCCGGACTGGAGCTGCCAGTTGGCGTTCGGGCCAGAGGTGGTGGGTGTGGTTTTGCCGTGGCTGGCACTTTATCGCAAGGGGTTGGTGGTGTTTCTGCACCCGTTGACCGGGGATGAGCTGGCGGACCACCGGGATCATGCGATCTGGATGGGGGCTATACGGCCTTTGGATTTGTCGATTTTTGGAGGATAG
- the trpA gene encoding tryptophan synthase subunit alpha — translation MSRLEQRFADLKAEGRSALVTFITAGDPGYDASLQILKGLPEAGADVIELGMPFTDPMADGVAIQLATLRALEAGQTLAKTLQMVREFRVDNQTTPIVLMGYYNPIHRFGVAEFVADAKEAGVDGLIIVDLPPEHDAELATPAQAAGIDFIRLTTPTTDDARLPRVLERSSGFVYYVSVAGVTGAGSATTEHVTEAIARLRRHTDLPISVGFGIRTPEQAAAIARLADGVVVGSALVDKIAQAKDADQAVTGVLSLCSALAEGVRGARR, via the coding sequence ATGAGCCGTCTTGAACAACGCTTCGCCGACCTGAAAGCCGAAGGCCGCTCCGCGCTGGTCACTTTCATCACTGCTGGCGACCCCGGCTACGACGCCTCGCTGCAGATCCTCAAGGGCCTGCCGGAAGCTGGCGCCGACGTGATCGAACTGGGCATGCCGTTCACCGACCCGATGGCTGACGGCGTGGCCATCCAGCTCGCCACGCTACGTGCGCTGGAAGCTGGCCAGACCTTGGCCAAAACCCTGCAGATGGTTCGTGAATTCCGTGTGGATAACCAGACCACGCCGATCGTGCTGATGGGTTACTACAACCCGATCCACCGCTTTGGCGTGGCTGAATTTGTCGCCGATGCGAAAGAAGCAGGCGTCGATGGCCTGATCATCGTCGACCTGCCTCCAGAGCACGACGCAGAACTTGCCACCCCGGCTCAGGCGGCAGGTATCGACTTTATTCGCCTGACCACGCCGACTACCGACGACGCTCGCCTGCCGCGCGTGCTGGAGCGCAGCTCCGGCTTCGTCTACTACGTGTCGGTAGCCGGTGTCACCGGTGCGGGTTCCGCAACCACCGAGCACGTGACCGAGGCGATTGCCCGCCTGCGTCGCCATACCGACCTGCCGATCAGTGTTGGTTTTGGTATTCGTACGCCGGAGCAAGCTGCAGCGATCGCCCGCCTGGCCGATGGCGTGGTGGTGGGGTCGGCGCTTGTCGACAAGATTGCCCAGGCCAAGGATGCCGATCAGGCGGTAACTGGTGTATTGAGCCTGTGCTCGGCACTGGCTGAAGGGGTGCGCGGCGCCCGCCGCTGA
- the trpB gene encoding tryptophan synthase subunit beta: MTQTQYRAGPDANGLFGSFGGRYVAETLMPLVLDLAREYEAAKADPKFLEELAYFQRDYIGRPNPLYFAERLTEHCGGAKIFFKREELNHTGAHKVNNCIGQVLLAKRMGKKRLIAETGAGMHGVATATVAARFGLPCVIYMGATDIERQQANVFRMKLLGAEIVPVTAGTGTLKDAMNEALRDWVTNVDDTFYLIGTVAGPHPYPAMVRDFQSIIGKETRAQLQEKEGRLPDSLIACVGGGSNAMGLFHDFLDDASVQIIGVEAGGHGVDTDKHAASLNGGVPGVLHGNRTYLLQDDDGQITDAHSISAGLDYPGIGPEHAYLHEVKRVEYVSITDDEALDAFHATCRLEGIIPALESSHALAEAIKRAPTLPKDHLMVICLSGRGDKDMQTVMNHMAAQEKQA; this comes from the coding sequence ATGACCCAGACCCAATACCGCGCCGGCCCTGACGCCAACGGCCTGTTCGGCTCGTTCGGCGGCCGCTACGTGGCTGAAACCCTGATGCCGCTGGTGCTGGACCTGGCCCGCGAATACGAAGCGGCCAAGGCCGACCCCAAGTTCCTTGAAGAACTGGCCTACTTCCAGCGTGACTACATCGGCCGCCCGAACCCGCTGTACTTCGCCGAGCGCCTGACCGAGCACTGCGGCGGCGCCAAGATTTTCTTCAAACGTGAAGAGCTCAACCACACCGGCGCACACAAGGTGAACAACTGCATTGGCCAGGTGCTGCTGGCCAAGCGCATGGGCAAAAAACGCCTGATCGCCGAAACCGGCGCCGGCATGCACGGCGTGGCGACCGCCACCGTGGCTGCGCGCTTCGGCCTGCCCTGCGTTATCTACATGGGCGCCACCGACATCGAGCGACAGCAGGCCAACGTATTCCGCATGAAACTGCTGGGCGCCGAGATCGTGCCGGTCACCGCAGGCACCGGCACCCTGAAAGATGCCATGAACGAAGCGCTGCGCGACTGGGTTACCAATGTCGATGACACCTTCTACCTGATCGGTACTGTGGCCGGCCCGCACCCCTACCCAGCAATGGTCCGCGACTTCCAGTCGATCATCGGCAAGGAAACCCGCGCCCAGTTGCAGGAAAAGGAAGGCCGCCTGCCTGACAGCCTGATCGCCTGCGTCGGTGGTGGCTCCAACGCCATGGGCCTGTTCCACGATTTCCTCGATGATGCCAGCGTGCAGATCATTGGCGTCGAGGCTGGTGGCCATGGCGTCGACACCGACAAGCATGCCGCCAGCCTCAATGGTGGTGTGCCGGGCGTACTGCACGGCAACCGCACCTACCTGCTGCAGGATGACGACGGCCAGATCACCGACGCCCACTCGATTTCCGCAGGCCTGGACTACCCGGGCATCGGCCCGGAGCACGCTTACCTGCACGAAGTGAAGCGTGTTGAGTACGTCAGCATTACCGACGACGAGGCGCTGGACGCCTTCCACGCCACGTGCCGCCTGGAAGGCATCATCCCGGCGCTGGAAAGCTCCCACGCGCTGGCTGAAGCCATCAAGCGCGCGCCAACCCTGCCGAAGGACCACCTGATGGTCATCTGCCTGTCGGGCCGTGGCGACAAAGACATGCAAACTGTGATGAACCACATGGCCGCCCAGGAGAAACAGGCATGA
- a CDS encoding LysR family transcriptional regulator, producing the protein MAHDLPPLNALRAFEAAARLNSVSQAAEVLHVTHGAVSRQVKALEEHLGVALFVKEGRGIKLTDAGVRLRDASGEAFDRLRSVCAELSRDVSEAPFVLGCSGSLLARWFIPRLGRLKADLPELRLHLSAGEGDLDPRRPGLDALLVYAEPPWPADMQVHVLAEERIGPVLSPHFSGYERLRDAPAKALLDEALLHTTSRPQAWPTWAEQQGLHAADLQFGQAFEHLYYLLEAAVAGLGVAIAPQPLVADDLRAGRLSAPWGFSPTPAALALWVPRRTADGRAEQLAQWLRRELA; encoded by the coding sequence ATGGCCCACGACCTCCCTCCTCTCAATGCTTTGCGCGCCTTCGAGGCGGCGGCACGCTTGAACAGCGTTAGCCAGGCTGCGGAAGTGCTGCATGTGACGCACGGTGCAGTCAGCCGTCAGGTCAAGGCGCTGGAAGAACACCTGGGTGTGGCCCTGTTCGTAAAAGAAGGGCGTGGCATCAAACTCACAGATGCCGGGGTGCGACTGCGGGACGCCAGTGGTGAGGCCTTCGACCGGCTGCGCAGTGTGTGTGCCGAGTTGAGCCGTGACGTCAGCGAAGCGCCTTTCGTGCTGGGCTGTTCTGGTAGCCTGCTGGCGCGCTGGTTCATTCCCCGGCTCGGGCGGCTGAAGGCAGATCTGCCGGAACTGCGCCTGCACCTGTCGGCAGGTGAAGGTGACCTCGACCCACGGCGCCCCGGGCTGGACGCACTACTGGTTTATGCCGAACCGCCCTGGCCTGCCGACATGCAGGTGCATGTGCTGGCGGAGGAACGCATCGGGCCGGTGCTCAGCCCGCATTTCAGTGGTTACGAGCGCTTGCGTGATGCCCCCGCCAAAGCGTTGCTCGATGAGGCTTTGCTGCACACCACGTCACGCCCGCAGGCATGGCCTACGTGGGCTGAGCAACAGGGCCTTCATGCCGCGGACTTGCAGTTTGGCCAAGCGTTCGAGCATTTGTATTACTTGCTGGAGGCTGCAGTGGCCGGGCTTGGAGTGGCTATTGCACCACAACCTTTGGTGGCCGATGACCTGCGTGCCGGGCGGCTGAGCGCACCCTGGGGGTTTTCACCCACACCGGCCGCCTTGGCTCTGTGGGTGCCACGGCGCACCGCTGATGGGCGCGCCGAGCAGTTGGCGCAGTGGCTGCGCCGCGAACTGGCTTAG
- a CDS encoding DUF883 family protein has translation MHRNSLRKTSLESMEAEIESLLKTLENLKHDASEESQKSVKAIRSNAESALKHSRSLLSDAYEEVKNRTRQTGIATRDYAQEHPVTTAGVAIGALGLLAAYLLYRRN, from the coding sequence ATGCACCGCAACTCGCTGCGTAAAACATCCCTGGAAAGCATGGAAGCGGAGATCGAGAGCCTTCTGAAAACCCTGGAAAACCTCAAGCATGACGCCTCGGAAGAGTCCCAGAAGTCCGTGAAGGCCATCCGCAGCAACGCCGAAAGCGCGCTTAAACACTCGCGCAGCCTGCTAAGCGATGCTTACGAGGAAGTGAAGAACCGAACCCGCCAGACGGGCATTGCAACCCGCGACTATGCGCAGGAACACCCGGTCACCACCGCCGGCGTGGCTATCGGCGCCCTTGGCCTGCTGGCGGCTTACCTGCTTTACCGTCGCAACTAA
- a CDS encoding dodecin, giving the protein MSDHHTYKKIELVGSSATSIEEAINNALAEAGKSIKHLEWFEVVDTRGHIRDNKAAHFQVTLKVGFRIANS; this is encoded by the coding sequence ATGTCCGATCATCACACCTACAAGAAGATCGAACTGGTCGGCTCTTCGGCCACCAGTATCGAAGAGGCGATCAATAACGCCCTGGCGGAAGCGGGTAAAAGCATCAAGCACCTGGAGTGGTTCGAGGTGGTCGATACCCGCGGCCATATCCGGGACAACAAGGCGGCGCACTTTCAAGTAACCCTCAAGGTCGGCTTCCGGATTGCAAACAGCTGA